A genomic window from Pungitius pungitius chromosome 12, fPunPun2.1, whole genome shotgun sequence includes:
- the aatka gene encoding serine/threonine-protein kinase LMTK1 isoform X2: MQFLEEAQPYRTLQHSALLQCLAQCSEVTPYLLVMEFCPMGDLKSYMRSCQVADSEMPDPLILQRMACDIASGLVQLHKYNFIHSDLALRNCLLTSEMSVKIGDYGLSQSRYKDDYYVTQDQMWVPLRWIAPELIDEVHGNLLVVDQTKSSNIWSLGVTVWELFELGNQPYRHYSDRQVLTYAVKEQQLKLPKPLIQFPLAERWYEVMQFCWLQPELRPSSEEVHLLVTYLCAKGSSEAEEDFEQRWNTLRPNLFSSTSHTATALVLTPTPASADIPSPDQIQTVELASSASSSFPLLEHFSDGLHSDTGDDLLTVTETSHGLNFEYKWEQGRAEQPYCSSSTSGALGQGNPYYQDIYYSSKGSTSGGCQSDGLTSGTSPSYFEPEHPGVVPVLSAHSPSVSSEYYIRIEEPMDCNINLDDSEVDCSPELKASCSRLSSESLNGQSMAQPSGYWSIDNNKSTAYDSDSSPTVQLSMEPLLRQSSSTSPVKLGHSHSCFSSSQENTIYCERSSAHKARQSCPSELDASPASKSNLVHPVERLDNPRSLSQAVSSPSLGFCDPYLEAGTGRSAVNESFHNMMGPLGKTLPIVNHISIDVGTDDGLLVGQQRGDDIEDDLFSEGEATNWTSNHSANNNSLSFDSRQTGSGHDGYLQLQYAAHSNTTELWSLTKATTRTFHGSRFCDTSETERGDSGCNAASKPSKLGSYMHLCHKEKEEATTQSENDSTTEHLRSMFTLTSSSINVRTAQGGNLDGQYQKQGERLYSEPKMIPEASYIKSPSSFKEAQTGQTGALSDKQQVNLWEGFTTGIPIGIGDKRLNLSDTPESIRILDGGIGIRNSSISLVELGDFSEDDDDDITDIASGIFADFNLDYADIDEEELSPLKHPEGTPHCVDTLNRSSSMASPSNQAFSPDAFNNPVLPKSLDSGYDTENNESPEFFFKELGDPPGDERSLRLGGEPELVLQVGLGQRVCTSSSTSKLQIKSLNDKNACRDSAYFSDYDAENERSPQEKGSGFLSGPSICDFPADKFRSIKVDHMVKRQLNQKHVSESFLLVNHLDPDRDSNHPLPTPGLSMLSPFPPQMGGCLTKEPGPANDDLGFDTEHSGEELYSELNSSIGSGASSTAQEASGNHDQGNRRAEDHSPVQSLHSDSTMSDYREEASNKTDSADGSTEEEPPEFNHVIEETKDRNEGVRINEEDFEDIDAGECDSQDSLCVDSSGPVNLSSSSSLLELCGGDVRAPLEEAEDEDDSDDSESDEELRTYNIQDEESEESEDDLTPVPVVISDSSRARHLRSLLKMPTLLTQSFCDELEGNKKAVSFFDDVTVFLFDQESPTGELADFAFSAGTESNGQEKNTDNQLQPDPELEIRSCEPLCAPEEKDGNNSETDGGYEWKDELLLEPRPPSPDAVPEAPPSCTSCSTLPEAPKPAAVALNRFMVSRFSITHVSDHHVGSATGNRGDSPKD, encoded by the exons ATGCAGTTCCTCGAGGAGGCTCAGCCATACCG AACCCTCCAGCACTCGGCCCTCCTGCAGTGCCTGGCACAGTGCTCAGAGGTCACTCCTTATCTGCTGGTCATGGAGTTTTGCCCCATG GGTGATCTGAAGAGCTATATGCGCAGCTGTCAGGTGGCTGACTCAGAGATGCCCGACCCTTTGATCCTTCAACGAATGGCCTGTGACATTGCCTCAGGGCTTGTGCAACTCCACAAATACAACTTCATACACAG TGACTTGGCCTTGCGAAACTGCCTGCTAACTTCCGAAATGTCAGTTAAGATCGGAGACTATGGTCTTTCTCAGAGCCGATACAAG GATGACTACTATGTAACACAAGACCAGATGTGGGTGCCCCTGCGCTGGATTGCACCTGAGCTCATAGACGAAGTCCATGGAAACCTGCTGGTTGTTGATCAAACAAAATCCAGCAACATATG GTCATTGGGGGTGACTGTGTGGGAGCTGTTCGAGCTGGGAAACCAGCCGTACAGACACTACTCTGACAGACAGGTGCTGACATACGCTGTGAAGGAACAGCAGCTCAAACTTCCCAAACCCCTGATCCAATTCCCTCTGGCTGAGCGCTG GTATGAGGTGATGCAGTTCTGCTGGCTGCAGCCAGAGCTGAGACCTAGCAGCGAGGAAGTCCACCTTCTGGTCACATACTTGTGTGCCAAAGGCTCGAGTGAGGCTGAGGAAGACTTTGAACAACGTTGGAACACCTTGAGACCCAACCTGTTCAGCAGCACTTCCCACACAGCCACGGCCCTGGTCCTGACCCCTACGCCCGCCTCGGCCGACATCCCCAGTCCAGACCAAATTCAGACAGTGGAGCTGGCCTCCTCTGCCTcgtcctccttccccctcctgGAGCACTTCTCCGACGGCTTACACTCCGACACGGGGGATGATTTGCTGACCGTCACAGAGACAAGCCATGGTCTCAACTTTGAGTACAAATGGGAGCAGGGCCGAGCCGAGCAGCCttactgctcctcctccaccagcggGGCACTGGGTCAGGGGAACCCATATTACCAGGATATCTATTATTCAAGTAAAGGAAGCACCTCAGGGGGTTGCCAGTCTGACGGCCTGACATCAGGTACATCCCCATCCTATTTTGAACCGGAACACCCTGGTGTGGTCCCAGTGTTGAGTGCCCACAGCCCCTCGGTCAGCAGTGAGTATTACATTCGCATAGAGGAACCAATGGATTGTAACATTAACCTGGACGACAGTGAGGTGGACTGCAGCCCGGAGTTAAAGGCCAGCTGCAGCCGACTGTCCTCTGAGAGTCTAAATGGTCAATCCATGGCACAGCCCAGCGGTTACTGGTCAATTGACAACAACAAATCTACTGCCTATGACTCCGATTCAAGCCCCACTGTGCAACTAAGTATGGAGCCACTGCTGAGGCAGTCATCCAGCACCAGCCCTGTGAAGCTAGGCCACTCGCACAGCTGCTTCTCATCCAGTCAAGAAAACACAATCTACTGTGAACGGTCATCAGCGCACAAGGCCCGCCAATCCTGTCCGTCTGAACTGGATGCATCGCCCGCTTCCAAATCAAACCTTGTCCATCCGGTTGAGCGTTTGGATAATCCGCGTAGTTTGTCACAAGCCGTAAGCAGCCCAAGTTTAGGGTTCTGTGATCCCTACCTTGAAGCCGGCACAGGCCGCAGCGCAGTTAATGAAAGCTTCCATAATATGATGGGTCCCCTGGGAAAAACTTTACCCATTGTTAACCACATTAGCATTGACGTCGGGACCGATGACGGCCTGCTGGTGGGCCAACAGAGAGGCGACGACATTGAGGATGACCTTTTCTCGGAAGGAGAGGCCACTAACTGGACCTCAAACCATTCAGCAAACAATAATAGCCTGAGTTTTGACAGCCGGCAGACAGGCAGCGGGCATGATGGCTATCTACAACTCCAATATGCTGCTCACTCTAACACAACCGAATTATGGTCTTTAACCAAGGCCACCACCAGAACCTTCCACGGCTCCAGGTTTTGTGACACCtcggagacagaaagaggagacTCTGGTTGTAACGCCGCCAGCAAGCCCAGCAAATTAGGCTCATACATGCACTTAtgtcacaaagaaaaagaggaagctaCCACTCAATCAGAAAATGATTCAACCACAGAACATTTAAGAAGTATGTTTACTCTTACCAGCTCAAGTATTAATGTCAGAACTGCGCAGGGTGGAAATTTGGACGGACAATATCAAAAGCAGGGAGAAAGACTGTACTCTGAGCCCAAAATGATACCCGAGGCAAGTTATATAAAGTCTCCGTCCTCTTTCAAGGAGGCTCAGACTGGTCAGACGGGAGCCCTATCAGACAAGCAGCAAGTTAACTTGTGGGAGGGATTTACAACAGGAATCCCCATTGGTATTGGAGACAAAAGGCTGAACCTTTCAGACACACCAGAAAGCATCAGAATATTGGATGGTGGGATTGGCATCAGAAATTCCAGCATTAGCTTGGTAGAGCTTGGTGACTTtagtgaggatgatgatgatgacatcacagatatCGCGTCAGGGATCTTTGCCGACTTCAATCTGGACTATGCTGACATAGACGAAGAAGAGCTTAGCCCACTAAAGCACCCAGAGGGAACTCCTCACTGTGTAGACACCCTTAACCGGTCCTCGTCCATGGCAAGCCCTTCGAATCAGGCCTTCAGCCCCGATGCGTTCAACAACCCGGTCCTACCCAAATCCCTGGACAGCGGCTATGACACAGAAAATAATGAGTCTCCAGAGTTTTTCTTCAAAGAGCTTGGAGATCCTCCGGGTGACGAGAGGAGCCTTAGGCTGGGTGGAGAGCCAGAACTAGTCCTCCAGGTGGGTTTGGGACAAAGGGTCTGCACTTCGTCAAGCACGTCCAAGCTACAGATAAAGAGCCTGAATGACAAGAACGCATGCAGGGATTCAGCCTATTTCTCAGACTATGATGCTGAAAATGAGAGGAGCCCTCAAGAGAAAGGCAGTGGGTTCCTTTCAGGTCCAAGTATCTGTGACTTCCCTGCAGATAAATTCAGGTCTATCAAAGTAGACCATATGGTGAAAAGGCAATTAAACCAGAAACATGTTAGTGAAAGTTTTCTTTTGGTGAATCACTTAGATCCTGACCGTGACTCCAACCATCCCCTCCCAACCCCTGGCTTGTCCATGCTATCACCATTTCCTCCACAGATGGGTGGCTGCCTGACTAAAGAGCCTGGCCCTGCAAACGATGACCTTGGGTTTGACACGGAGCACTCAGGAGAGGAACTTTACTCAGAGCTTAACTCCTCCATTGGGTCTGGGGCTTCTTCCACTGCCCAGGAGGCTTCAGGGAACCACGATCAGGGGAACAGGAGAGCAGAAGATCATTCTCCTGTTCAGTCTTTgcattctgactctaccatgtCTGACTACAGAGAAGAGGCTTCCAACAAAACTGATAGTGCTGATGGATCCACAGAGGAAGAGCCGCCCGAGTTCAATCACGTCATTGAGGAGACGAAGGACAGAAATGAGGGTGTGAGAATAAACGAGGAAGACTTTGAGGACATAGACGCAGGGGAATGTGACTCACAGGACAGCTTATGTGTGGATTCCAGTGGCCCTGTCAAcctgtcctcttcctcgtcATTGTTGGAGCTGTGCGGAGGTGATGTGAGAGCGCCACTGGAAGAGGCAGAGGATGAAGACGATTCGGATGACAGCGAGTCCGATGAAGAGTTGAGGACTTACAACATCCAAGATGAAGAGAGTGAGGAGAGTGAGGACGATTTGACCCCAGTGCCAGTGGTGATAAGCGACAGCAGCAGGGCCAGACACCTGCGCAGTCTCCTGAAGATGCCCACATTGCTCACCCAGTCCTTCTGTGATGAGTTGGAGGGGAATAAAAAAGCGGTGTCCTTTTTTGATGATGTCACCGTGTTTCTTTTTGACCAG GAGAGTCCCACCGGAGAGCTGGCTGATTTCGCCTTCTCCGCTGGAACAGAGTCCAATggacaggaaaaaaacactgacaaccAGCTGCAGCCTGACCCTGAACTGGAAATTCGTTCCTGTGAACCGCTCTGTGCTCCTGAAGAAAAAGATGGGAACAACTCAGAGACGG ATGGGGGTTATGAATGGAAAGATGAACTCTTGCTAGAGCCCCGTCCGCCTTCACCTGACGCCGTCCCAGAGGCGCCACCCTCCTGCACATCCTGCTCCACCCTTCCTGAGGCTCCAAAACCTGCAGCCGTAGCACTTAACCGTTTTATGGTGTCACGATTCTCTATCACACATGTCTCCGACCACCATGTTGGCTCAGCAACAG GTAACAGAGGAGATAGCCCTAAAGACTGA
- the LOC119220809 gene encoding cartilage intermediate layer protein 1-like isoform X3, with protein sequence MNTLLSIAIFAGLFCASSQRVAPDAIIPVDQEYCWTSWFDRDNPSGTGDWELLSDLWTEYPGQICNKPVAIEAHTVSGIPAVLTGEIYTSHPLYGFVCINNQQKSGSCLDSKVRFMCPCRSD encoded by the exons ATGAACACATTg TTAAGCATTGCCATTTTTGCTGGATTGTTCTGTG cAAGCAGCCAGCGGGTGGCTCCGGACGCCATCATTCCAGTGGACCAAGAAt ATTGCTGGACTTCATGGTTTGACCGAGACAATCCCAGTGGAACCGGGGACTGGGAGCTTTTGTCTGACCTGTGGACAGAATACCCAGGACAAATCTGTAACAAACCTGTGGCCATTGAGGCACACACCGTATCAGGCATCCCAGCAGTTCTCACAGGGGAGATCTACAC CTCCCATCCACTTTATGGATTTGTTTGCATCAATAACCAGCAAAAATCTGGGTCGTGCCTTGACTCCAAAGTTCGGTTCATGTGTCCATGCAGAAGCGACTGA
- the aatka gene encoding serine/threonine-protein kinase LMTK1 isoform X1, producing the protein MVFALHVIVMSSAFFNPSFAFSSHFDTDGAPLSELSWPSSLAVVAVSFSGLFTFIFLMLACLCCKKGDVGFKEFENTEGEEYQADLSALASPSSQNGPEVYILPLTEVSLPVSKQPGRSIQLLKSSDLGRHSLLYLKEIGHGWFGKVLLGEVNAGLSTTQVIVKELKASASVQDQMQFLEEAQPYRTLQHSALLQCLAQCSEVTPYLLVMEFCPMGDLKSYMRSCQVADSEMPDPLILQRMACDIASGLVQLHKYNFIHSDLALRNCLLTSEMSVKIGDYGLSQSRYKDDYYVTQDQMWVPLRWIAPELIDEVHGNLLVVDQTKSSNIWSLGVTVWELFELGNQPYRHYSDRQVLTYAVKEQQLKLPKPLIQFPLAERWYEVMQFCWLQPELRPSSEEVHLLVTYLCAKGSSEAEEDFEQRWNTLRPNLFSSTSHTATALVLTPTPASADIPSPDQIQTVELASSASSSFPLLEHFSDGLHSDTGDDLLTVTETSHGLNFEYKWEQGRAEQPYCSSSTSGALGQGNPYYQDIYYSSKGSTSGGCQSDGLTSGTSPSYFEPEHPGVVPVLSAHSPSVSSEYYIRIEEPMDCNINLDDSEVDCSPELKASCSRLSSESLNGQSMAQPSGYWSIDNNKSTAYDSDSSPTVQLSMEPLLRQSSSTSPVKLGHSHSCFSSSQENTIYCERSSAHKARQSCPSELDASPASKSNLVHPVERLDNPRSLSQAVSSPSLGFCDPYLEAGTGRSAVNESFHNMMGPLGKTLPIVNHISIDVGTDDGLLVGQQRGDDIEDDLFSEGEATNWTSNHSANNNSLSFDSRQTGSGHDGYLQLQYAAHSNTTELWSLTKATTRTFHGSRFCDTSETERGDSGCNAASKPSKLGSYMHLCHKEKEEATTQSENDSTTEHLRSMFTLTSSSINVRTAQGGNLDGQYQKQGERLYSEPKMIPEASYIKSPSSFKEAQTGQTGALSDKQQVNLWEGFTTGIPIGIGDKRLNLSDTPESIRILDGGIGIRNSSISLVELGDFSEDDDDDITDIASGIFADFNLDYADIDEEELSPLKHPEGTPHCVDTLNRSSSMASPSNQAFSPDAFNNPVLPKSLDSGYDTENNESPEFFFKELGDPPGDERSLRLGGEPELVLQVGLGQRVCTSSSTSKLQIKSLNDKNACRDSAYFSDYDAENERSPQEKGSGFLSGPSICDFPADKFRSIKVDHMVKRQLNQKHVSESFLLVNHLDPDRDSNHPLPTPGLSMLSPFPPQMGGCLTKEPGPANDDLGFDTEHSGEELYSELNSSIGSGASSTAQEASGNHDQGNRRAEDHSPVQSLHSDSTMSDYREEASNKTDSADGSTEEEPPEFNHVIEETKDRNEGVRINEEDFEDIDAGECDSQDSLCVDSSGPVNLSSSSSLLELCGGDVRAPLEEAEDEDDSDDSESDEELRTYNIQDEESEESEDDLTPVPVVISDSSRARHLRSLLKMPTLLTQSFCDELEGNKKAVSFFDDVTVFLFDQESPTGELADFAFSAGTESNGQEKNTDNQLQPDPELEIRSCEPLCAPEEKDGNNSETDGGYEWKDELLLEPRPPSPDAVPEAPPSCTSCSTLPEAPKPAAVALNRFMVSRFSITHVSDHHVGSATGNRGDSPKD; encoded by the exons ATGGTCTTTGCCCTACATGTGATTGTCATGTCTTCGGCATTTTTCAATCCCAGTTTTGCCTTCAGCTCCCACTTTGATACAG ATGGCGCTCCGCTGAGCGAGCTGTCATGGCCTTCATCACTGGCAGTGGTAGCTGTCTCCTTTTCTGGACTCTTCACCTTTATCTTCCTCATGCTGGCCTGCCTGTGTTGCAAGAAAGGAGACGTCGGCTTCAAG GAGTTTGAAAACACCGAGGGAGAGGAGTACCAGGCAGATCTCTCCGCTCTGGCCTCGCCTTCCTCCCAGAATGGCCCCGAGGTCTACATCCTTCCCCTCACTGAGGTCTCCCTGCCCGTCTCCAAACAGCCTGGCAGATCCA TCCAACTGCTGAAATCATCAGACCTTGGGCGCCATAGTCTACTCTATCTAAAGGAAATTGGACATGGCTGGTTTGGCAAG GTTCTGCTGGGTGAGGTCAACGCTGGCCTCAGCACCACCCAGGTGATTGTAAAGGAGCTGAAAGCCAGTGCCAGTGTCCAGGATCAGATGCAGTTCCTCGAGGAGGCTCAGCCATACCG AACCCTCCAGCACTCGGCCCTCCTGCAGTGCCTGGCACAGTGCTCAGAGGTCACTCCTTATCTGCTGGTCATGGAGTTTTGCCCCATG GGTGATCTGAAGAGCTATATGCGCAGCTGTCAGGTGGCTGACTCAGAGATGCCCGACCCTTTGATCCTTCAACGAATGGCCTGTGACATTGCCTCAGGGCTTGTGCAACTCCACAAATACAACTTCATACACAG TGACTTGGCCTTGCGAAACTGCCTGCTAACTTCCGAAATGTCAGTTAAGATCGGAGACTATGGTCTTTCTCAGAGCCGATACAAG GATGACTACTATGTAACACAAGACCAGATGTGGGTGCCCCTGCGCTGGATTGCACCTGAGCTCATAGACGAAGTCCATGGAAACCTGCTGGTTGTTGATCAAACAAAATCCAGCAACATATG GTCATTGGGGGTGACTGTGTGGGAGCTGTTCGAGCTGGGAAACCAGCCGTACAGACACTACTCTGACAGACAGGTGCTGACATACGCTGTGAAGGAACAGCAGCTCAAACTTCCCAAACCCCTGATCCAATTCCCTCTGGCTGAGCGCTG GTATGAGGTGATGCAGTTCTGCTGGCTGCAGCCAGAGCTGAGACCTAGCAGCGAGGAAGTCCACCTTCTGGTCACATACTTGTGTGCCAAAGGCTCGAGTGAGGCTGAGGAAGACTTTGAACAACGTTGGAACACCTTGAGACCCAACCTGTTCAGCAGCACTTCCCACACAGCCACGGCCCTGGTCCTGACCCCTACGCCCGCCTCGGCCGACATCCCCAGTCCAGACCAAATTCAGACAGTGGAGCTGGCCTCCTCTGCCTcgtcctccttccccctcctgGAGCACTTCTCCGACGGCTTACACTCCGACACGGGGGATGATTTGCTGACCGTCACAGAGACAAGCCATGGTCTCAACTTTGAGTACAAATGGGAGCAGGGCCGAGCCGAGCAGCCttactgctcctcctccaccagcggGGCACTGGGTCAGGGGAACCCATATTACCAGGATATCTATTATTCAAGTAAAGGAAGCACCTCAGGGGGTTGCCAGTCTGACGGCCTGACATCAGGTACATCCCCATCCTATTTTGAACCGGAACACCCTGGTGTGGTCCCAGTGTTGAGTGCCCACAGCCCCTCGGTCAGCAGTGAGTATTACATTCGCATAGAGGAACCAATGGATTGTAACATTAACCTGGACGACAGTGAGGTGGACTGCAGCCCGGAGTTAAAGGCCAGCTGCAGCCGACTGTCCTCTGAGAGTCTAAATGGTCAATCCATGGCACAGCCCAGCGGTTACTGGTCAATTGACAACAACAAATCTACTGCCTATGACTCCGATTCAAGCCCCACTGTGCAACTAAGTATGGAGCCACTGCTGAGGCAGTCATCCAGCACCAGCCCTGTGAAGCTAGGCCACTCGCACAGCTGCTTCTCATCCAGTCAAGAAAACACAATCTACTGTGAACGGTCATCAGCGCACAAGGCCCGCCAATCCTGTCCGTCTGAACTGGATGCATCGCCCGCTTCCAAATCAAACCTTGTCCATCCGGTTGAGCGTTTGGATAATCCGCGTAGTTTGTCACAAGCCGTAAGCAGCCCAAGTTTAGGGTTCTGTGATCCCTACCTTGAAGCCGGCACAGGCCGCAGCGCAGTTAATGAAAGCTTCCATAATATGATGGGTCCCCTGGGAAAAACTTTACCCATTGTTAACCACATTAGCATTGACGTCGGGACCGATGACGGCCTGCTGGTGGGCCAACAGAGAGGCGACGACATTGAGGATGACCTTTTCTCGGAAGGAGAGGCCACTAACTGGACCTCAAACCATTCAGCAAACAATAATAGCCTGAGTTTTGACAGCCGGCAGACAGGCAGCGGGCATGATGGCTATCTACAACTCCAATATGCTGCTCACTCTAACACAACCGAATTATGGTCTTTAACCAAGGCCACCACCAGAACCTTCCACGGCTCCAGGTTTTGTGACACCtcggagacagaaagaggagacTCTGGTTGTAACGCCGCCAGCAAGCCCAGCAAATTAGGCTCATACATGCACTTAtgtcacaaagaaaaagaggaagctaCCACTCAATCAGAAAATGATTCAACCACAGAACATTTAAGAAGTATGTTTACTCTTACCAGCTCAAGTATTAATGTCAGAACTGCGCAGGGTGGAAATTTGGACGGACAATATCAAAAGCAGGGAGAAAGACTGTACTCTGAGCCCAAAATGATACCCGAGGCAAGTTATATAAAGTCTCCGTCCTCTTTCAAGGAGGCTCAGACTGGTCAGACGGGAGCCCTATCAGACAAGCAGCAAGTTAACTTGTGGGAGGGATTTACAACAGGAATCCCCATTGGTATTGGAGACAAAAGGCTGAACCTTTCAGACACACCAGAAAGCATCAGAATATTGGATGGTGGGATTGGCATCAGAAATTCCAGCATTAGCTTGGTAGAGCTTGGTGACTTtagtgaggatgatgatgatgacatcacagatatCGCGTCAGGGATCTTTGCCGACTTCAATCTGGACTATGCTGACATAGACGAAGAAGAGCTTAGCCCACTAAAGCACCCAGAGGGAACTCCTCACTGTGTAGACACCCTTAACCGGTCCTCGTCCATGGCAAGCCCTTCGAATCAGGCCTTCAGCCCCGATGCGTTCAACAACCCGGTCCTACCCAAATCCCTGGACAGCGGCTATGACACAGAAAATAATGAGTCTCCAGAGTTTTTCTTCAAAGAGCTTGGAGATCCTCCGGGTGACGAGAGGAGCCTTAGGCTGGGTGGAGAGCCAGAACTAGTCCTCCAGGTGGGTTTGGGACAAAGGGTCTGCACTTCGTCAAGCACGTCCAAGCTACAGATAAAGAGCCTGAATGACAAGAACGCATGCAGGGATTCAGCCTATTTCTCAGACTATGATGCTGAAAATGAGAGGAGCCCTCAAGAGAAAGGCAGTGGGTTCCTTTCAGGTCCAAGTATCTGTGACTTCCCTGCAGATAAATTCAGGTCTATCAAAGTAGACCATATGGTGAAAAGGCAATTAAACCAGAAACATGTTAGTGAAAGTTTTCTTTTGGTGAATCACTTAGATCCTGACCGTGACTCCAACCATCCCCTCCCAACCCCTGGCTTGTCCATGCTATCACCATTTCCTCCACAGATGGGTGGCTGCCTGACTAAAGAGCCTGGCCCTGCAAACGATGACCTTGGGTTTGACACGGAGCACTCAGGAGAGGAACTTTACTCAGAGCTTAACTCCTCCATTGGGTCTGGGGCTTCTTCCACTGCCCAGGAGGCTTCAGGGAACCACGATCAGGGGAACAGGAGAGCAGAAGATCATTCTCCTGTTCAGTCTTTgcattctgactctaccatgtCTGACTACAGAGAAGAGGCTTCCAACAAAACTGATAGTGCTGATGGATCCACAGAGGAAGAGCCGCCCGAGTTCAATCACGTCATTGAGGAGACGAAGGACAGAAATGAGGGTGTGAGAATAAACGAGGAAGACTTTGAGGACATAGACGCAGGGGAATGTGACTCACAGGACAGCTTATGTGTGGATTCCAGTGGCCCTGTCAAcctgtcctcttcctcgtcATTGTTGGAGCTGTGCGGAGGTGATGTGAGAGCGCCACTGGAAGAGGCAGAGGATGAAGACGATTCGGATGACAGCGAGTCCGATGAAGAGTTGAGGACTTACAACATCCAAGATGAAGAGAGTGAGGAGAGTGAGGACGATTTGACCCCAGTGCCAGTGGTGATAAGCGACAGCAGCAGGGCCAGACACCTGCGCAGTCTCCTGAAGATGCCCACATTGCTCACCCAGTCCTTCTGTGATGAGTTGGAGGGGAATAAAAAAGCGGTGTCCTTTTTTGATGATGTCACCGTGTTTCTTTTTGACCAG GAGAGTCCCACCGGAGAGCTGGCTGATTTCGCCTTCTCCGCTGGAACAGAGTCCAATggacaggaaaaaaacactgacaaccAGCTGCAGCCTGACCCTGAACTGGAAATTCGTTCCTGTGAACCGCTCTGTGCTCCTGAAGAAAAAGATGGGAACAACTCAGAGACGG ATGGGGGTTATGAATGGAAAGATGAACTCTTGCTAGAGCCCCGTCCGCCTTCACCTGACGCCGTCCCAGAGGCGCCACCCTCCTGCACATCCTGCTCCACCCTTCCTGAGGCTCCAAAACCTGCAGCCGTAGCACTTAACCGTTTTATGGTGTCACGATTCTCTATCACACATGTCTCCGACCACCATGTTGGCTCAGCAACAG GTAACAGAGGAGATAGCCCTAAAGACTGA
- the LOC119220903 gene encoding immunoglobulin lambda-1 light chain-like has translation MLGTLCTLITALTCVSGVTLVTQKPVVAVMRGQTVSIDCNLGTVTDGARWYKQIPGGVPQFLLNSYHGWSSPRYGTGFSSPKFTSTHQSTSDYRLTIKDIEDRDSAVYHCATWDDSVKEWVFGQGTKLMVTSSSLPAPVLTVFPPSSAELQSNKASLVCLSSQSGPFADVTWMSGGSPVVTGISTSTAVKQPDHTFHISSYLAIQASDWNMDKVYTCKVSLGSQTAQKSIKKSDCLTEQQ, from the exons atgCTGGGGACCCTCTGCACTCTCATCACTGCTCTCACAT GTGTGAGTGGTGTGACGCTGGTGACACAGAAGCCTGTTGTAGCCGTGATGAGAGGACAGACAGTCTCCATAGACTGTAACCTCGGGACTGTTACTGATGGAGCTCGCTGGTATAAACAGATTCCAGGAGGAGTTCCTCAGTTTTTATTAAATTCCTATCACGGGTGGAGCTCTCCAAGATATGGCACTGGTTTCTCATCTCCAAAGTTCACATCTACTCATCAGTCAACTTCAGATTATCGTTTGACCATAAAGGACATCGAGGACAGAGACTCAGCCGTCTATCACTGTGCAACATGGGACGACTCAGTAAAAGAGTGGGTAT TCGGACAAGGAACCAAGCTGATGGTGACAA GCTCCAGCCTCCCTGCTCCCGTCCTCACTGTCTTTCCTCCGTCCAGTGCTGAGCTGCAGTCCAACAAAGCctctttggtctgtctgtccaGTCAGTCTGGGCCTTTTGCAGATGTGACCTGGATGTCTGGAGGGAGTCCAGTGGTCACTGGGATCTCTACCAGCACCGCTGTTAAGCAACCTGATCACACTTTCCACATCAGCAGCTATCTGGCCATCCAGGCGTCAGACTGGAACATGGATAAGGTTTACACATGTAAAGTGTCTTTGGGCTCCCAGACTGCACAGAAAAGCATCAAGAAGTCTGACTGCCTCACTGAACAACAGTAG